From Medicago truncatula cultivar Jemalong A17 chromosome 7, MtrunA17r5.0-ANR, whole genome shotgun sequence, a single genomic window includes:
- the LOC11405846 gene encoding probable glutathione S-transferase, with protein MATIVKLLGSVGSPFVIRVQIALKLKGIEYKYVEEKLGHLSETLLRYNPIYKMVPVLVHNEKPVSESRVILEYIDETWKQNPILPSDPYKRALDRFWAKFLDEKCMAAAVKSLFITDEKEREKSRKELFEALQFLENKLNDKFFGGEEIGFVDIAALFIPLFQQVAELQLVPGDKFPKLHKWSQEFYNHPVVKEIMPTKEQQFGYFKARAASIAAANNAAASK; from the exons ATGGCAACAATTGTGAAGCTTTTGGGTTCTGTGGGAAGTCCATTTGTGATAAGAGTTCAAATTGCTCTGAAATTGAAGGGTATTGAATACAAATATGTGGAAGAAAAATTAGGCCATTTGAGTGAAACACTTCTCAGATACAACCCTATTTACAAGATGGTTCCTGTTCTTGTTCACAATGAGAAGCCCGTTTCAGAGTCTCGTGTGATTCTTGAGTATATTGATGAGACTTGGAAACAAAACCCTATCTTGCCTTCTGATCCTTACAAAAGAGCCTTGGATCGCTTTTGGGCCAAGTTCCTAGATGAGAAG TGTATGGCTGCTGCAGTGAAATCTCTTTTTATCACTGATGAGAAAGAACGCGAGAAGAGTCGTAAAGAATTATTCGAGGCTCTGCAGTTTCTTGAGAATAAGCTGAATGACAAGTTCTTTGGAGGAGAAGAGATTGGTTTTGTGGATATTGCTGCTCTCTTCATCCCATTATTCCAACAAGTAGCAGAGTTGCAGTTGGTCCCTGGTGACAAATTTCCGAAGCTACACAAATGGAGTCAAGAGTTTTACAACCATCCAGTCGTCAAGGAAATTATGCCGACAAAAGAACAACAATTTGGCTATTTCAAAGCTCGCGCTGCAAGCATTGCTGCTGCAAACAATGCTGCTGCATCAAAGTAG
- the LOC11407375 gene encoding probable glutathione S-transferase, translated as MAAIEEEVQLLGAVGSPFVIRVQIALKLKGIEHKYVEEKLGYLSETLLNYNPVYKMVPVLVHNGKPISESRVILEYIDEAWKQNPILPNDPYQRALDRFWSKFIDDKCVAAAWKSVFIPDEKEREKAREELFEALQFLENELKDKFFGGEEISFVDIAASFITLFQDVAEFLLFSGDKFPKLHKWSQEFYNHPVVKEIMPTKEQQHGFFKARAASIAAANKAAASK; from the exons ATGGCTGCAATTGAAGAAGAGGTTCAGCTTTTGGGTGCAGTGGGAAGTCCATTTGTGATAAGGGTTCAAATTGCTCTAAAATTGAAGGGAATTGAACACAAATATGTTGAAGAAAAACTGGGCTATTTGAGTGAAACACTTCTCAATTACAATCCAGTTTACAAGATGGTTCCAGTTCTTGTTCATAATGGGAAGCCTATTTCAGAATCACGTGTGATTCTTGAGTATATTGATGAGGCTTGGAAACAAAACCCTATCTTGCCCAATGATCCTTATCAAAGAGCCTTGGACCGTTTTTGGTCTAAGTTCATTGATGACAAG TGTGTGGCTGCTGCATGGAAATCTGTTTTTATACCGGATGAGAAAGAGCGCGAGAAGGCTCGCGAAGAATTATTCGAGGCTCTGCAGTTTCTTGAGAATGAGCTGAAGGACAAGTTCTTTGGAGGAGAGGAGATTAGCTTTGTGGATATTGCTGCTTCCTTCATCACTTTATTTCAAGATGTAGCAGAGTTTCTGTTGTTCTCCGGTGACAAATTTCCGAAGCTACACAAATGGAGTCAAGAGTTTTACAACCATCCAGTCGTCAAAGAAATTATGCCGAcaaaagaacaacaacatggaTTTTTCAAAGCTCGCGCTGCAAGCATTGCTGCTGCAAACAAAGCTGCTGCATCAAAATAG